The following coding sequences are from one Paracoccus alcaliphilus window:
- a CDS encoding helix-turn-helix transcriptional regulator, which yields MRDVSGQTATPRGIGVLARAGINEGGILDGHAQIPATTLTGIDPVPVSTREAAGRDAIRLLPLEGFVWGGASLQPRTRSEHALIWVTDGRLRLDLPRQPGIMQAGDLRWIPAGTAFAATPLQAASGHVLLIRPEQMRDLAPRYQIAASTGRHGPQMLTVLRNLEQAARQGAALTRQLDLLMRVIGEMPPSHPDSAPDLTRSSGAGLVERFEGLAQGAFGPTVTVADLARMLGCGTAALDRAALDHRGKRAVDILNDIRLRQAITLLRETRLSVTQIAADTGFASHAHFARVLCAATGRRPETFRNQPG from the coding sequence TTGCGCGACGTCTCCGGCCAGACTGCGACGCCGCGCGGAATCGGTGTCCTTGCCAGGGCGGGAATCAATGAGGGCGGGATCCTTGACGGCCATGCGCAAATTCCTGCAACAACCCTGACGGGCATTGACCCGGTTCCTGTTTCCACACGCGAAGCCGCCGGGCGGGACGCGATCCGGCTGCTGCCGCTGGAGGGATTCGTCTGGGGCGGCGCCTCCTTGCAACCGCGCACACGATCCGAACATGCGTTGATCTGGGTGACGGATGGGCGGCTGCGACTGGACCTGCCGCGTCAGCCGGGGATCATGCAGGCGGGCGATCTGCGCTGGATTCCAGCGGGGACCGCCTTCGCCGCCACGCCCTTGCAGGCGGCCTCTGGCCATGTGCTGCTGATCCGCCCCGAACAGATGCGCGATCTGGCCCCGCGCTACCAAATCGCGGCCTCGACCGGCAGGCATGGGCCGCAAATGCTGACCGTTCTGCGCAATCTGGAGCAGGCGGCGCGTCAGGGCGCGGCGCTGACGCGGCAGTTGGACCTGCTGATGCGGGTGATCGGCGAAATGCCACCCTCGCACCCCGACTCGGCCCCCGACCTGACGCGCAGCAGCGGTGCCGGGCTGGTGGAACGGTTCGAGGGGTTGGCGCAAGGCGCCTTCGGCCCGACCGTGACGGTGGCCGATCTGGCGCGGATGCTGGGTTGCGGCACAGCGGCACTGGACCGGGCGGCGCTGGATCATCGCGGCAAGCGCGCGGTGGACATCCTGAACGACATCCGCCTGCGGCAGGCGATCACCCTGCTGCGCGAAACCCGGTTAAGCGTGACGCAGATCGCCGCCGACACCGGATTCGCCAGCCACGCCCATTTCGCCCGCGTCCTTTGCGCGGCAACGGGCCGCCGCCCCGAGACGTTCCGCAATCAGCCCGGTTGA
- the uppS gene encoding polyprenyl diphosphate synthase, with product MPADSAPRLRTGGTDERPRHVAIIMDGNGRWATERGWPRLVGHRRGAERVKQIVRACPDLGVNWLTVYAFSTENWKRSTEEVLGLMKIFRRYIEREAEGLSGEGVRLRFIGGRERLDPKLQQLMASIEARTAGNTRLNLTVAINYGGRDELTRAAARLAQKVARGEISDPGQSDLEACLDTAGQPDPDLVIRTSGETRTSNFLPWQAAYAEYEFTPTLWPDFTPEHLAGILDRFGLRERRFGGL from the coding sequence ATGCCAGCCGATAGCGCGCCACGCCTGCGGACCGGCGGGACCGATGAACGGCCCCGCCACGTTGCGATCATCATGGATGGAAACGGGCGTTGGGCGACCGAACGCGGCTGGCCAAGGTTGGTCGGGCATCGTCGCGGGGCCGAACGAGTCAAGCAGATCGTCCGGGCCTGCCCCGATCTGGGGGTGAACTGGCTGACGGTCTATGCCTTCTCGACCGAGAACTGGAAACGCTCGACCGAAGAGGTGCTGGGTCTGATGAAGATCTTCCGCCGCTATATCGAGCGCGAGGCCGAGGGGCTGTCGGGCGAGGGCGTGCGGCTTCGCTTTATCGGCGGGAGAGAGCGTCTGGACCCGAAACTGCAACAGTTGATGGCCTCGATCGAGGCTCGCACGGCGGGCAATACCCGGCTGAACCTGACCGTGGCGATCAATTACGGCGGCCGGGACGAGTTGACGCGCGCCGCTGCCCGTCTGGCGCAGAAAGTCGCGCGGGGCGAAATCAGCGATCCCGGACAAAGCGATCTGGAGGCCTGTCTGGACACGGCAGGCCAACCCGATCCCGATCTGGTGATCCGCACCTCGGGCGAGACCCGGACCTCGAATTTCCTGCCCTGGCAGGCGGCCTATGCCGAATATGAATTCACGCCGACCCTGTGGCCGGATTTCACGCCCGAGCATCTGGCCGGGATTCTGGACCGCTTTGGTCTGCGCGAGCGTCGTTTCGGCGGATTATGA
- the rseP gene encoding RIP metalloprotease RseP has translation MSELIPQFGGTLWTLAAFVVALAVIVSVHEYGHYIVGRWSGIRAEVFSVGFGPRLFSRRDRRGTLWQVAAVPLGGYVRFMGDANAASAGPGRPVDPAIRRQTLTGAPLWARFSTLLAGPVFNFILSILIFAGFAVFQGLPSDRVEVGRIMASPPGVVNELQPGDRILAVDGHQIKNWGDLGRAIEDLPPTAQHEWRVERGGVSVTVAGPDPMPARISGVAPRSAAADSGLRAGDVITSVDGDPITRFTEVRAHVEAAEGQPLLLTVWREGQGEASYTLAPKRQDLPAAGGGFEQRWLIGISGGEGFFTPATRSAGPFEALWLGITQTWAIIGSSLTGMWAMISGQIGACNLGGAISIAESTGQAASAGGANFLWWIAVLSAAIGFLNLLPIPVLDGGHLMFYTWEAVTGRPPSDRALNLLTAIGMAAVLTLMIFGLTNDLFCP, from the coding sequence ATGAGCGAACTGATCCCCCAATTCGGCGGCACGCTGTGGACGCTGGCGGCTTTTGTCGTGGCCCTGGCGGTCATCGTCTCGGTCCACGAATACGGCCATTACATCGTCGGGCGCTGGTCCGGCATCCGGGCCGAGGTGTTTTCGGTGGGCTTCGGTCCGCGCCTGTTCTCGCGGCGTGATCGGCGGGGAACGCTGTGGCAGGTGGCGGCGGTGCCTCTGGGCGGTTATGTCCGCTTTATGGGCGATGCCAATGCGGCCAGCGCCGGGCCGGGCCGTCCGGTCGATCCCGCGATCCGGCGCCAGACCCTGACCGGCGCGCCGCTTTGGGCGCGGTTCTCGACGCTGCTGGCCGGGCCGGTCTTCAACTTCATCCTGTCGATCCTGATCTTTGCCGGTTTCGCGGTCTTTCAGGGCCTGCCCTCGGACCGGGTCGAGGTCGGGCGCATCATGGCCAGCCCGCCCGGCGTGGTGAATGAATTGCAGCCGGGCGACCGGATTCTGGCGGTGGACGGCCACCAGATCAAGAACTGGGGCGATCTGGGCCGCGCGATCGAGGATCTGCCGCCGACCGCCCAGCACGAATGGCGGGTGGAACGCGGCGGGGTCTCGGTCACCGTGGCCGGGCCGGACCCGATGCCCGCGCGGATCAGCGGCGTCGCACCACGCAGCGCGGCGGCGGATTCCGGTCTGCGCGCGGGCGATGTGATCACATCTGTCGATGGCGATCCGATCACCCGCTTTACGGAGGTCCGCGCCCATGTCGAGGCCGCCGAAGGCCAGCCCCTGCTGCTGACCGTCTGGCGCGAGGGGCAGGGCGAGGCCAGCTATACTCTGGCTCCCAAGCGGCAGGACCTGCCTGCGGCGGGCGGCGGGTTCGAGCAACGCTGGCTGATCGGGATCAGCGGCGGCGAGGGCTTTTTCACCCCCGCCACCCGCAGCGCCGGACCCTTCGAGGCGCTGTGGCTGGGGATCACCCAGACATGGGCCATCATCGGTTCATCCCTGACGGGGATGTGGGCGATGATCTCGGGGCAGATCGGCGCCTGCAACCTGGGCGGCGCGATCTCGATCGCCGAAAGCACCGGGCAGGCGGCCAGCGCGGGGGGGGCGAATTTCCTGTGGTGGATCGCGGTTCTGTCCGCCGCCATCGGCTTTCTGAACCTGCTGCCGATCCCGGTTCTGGATGGCGGGCACCTGATGTTCTATACTTGGGAGGCCGTGACCGGCCGTCCGCCCTCGGATCGGGCGCTGAACCTGCTGACCGCGATCGGTATGGCGGCTGTATTGACCTTGATGATTTTCGGCCTCACGAACGATCTTTTCTGCCCGTGA
- a CDS encoding amino acid ABC transporter ATP-binding/permease protein: protein MSPLRQIWRVIRAAHPREMRRGLALGVAVALSGVALLGLSGWFITAAGIAGAAGLGAHFDVFRPSAGIRFLAITRTASRYGERLLTHDATLKALAALRVRVLDGLSQADFAQQSRLRGGEALNRLTADIDALDGLAIRLVFPALSGLIACALSFAALWLWVGPGVAFWVVGLSLTGALAVLIWSGRAAMIPAAEAEARHQALRSATIDRLRGRPVLAVAGRLEDAGAELLALDADARRAQMAQARIEHRAQVLLQALSALVLAGALWLAGDLVLQGRIGAAQAGLAVFVALAMGELTGALQRGAAELGRMRDAARRVVPLLQMSHERPAPATATRPGLRLQGLTAAALPGLPPVVRDLTLEVAPRETVALTGASGRGKSVVLNTIAGLVAPVSGQVQVGGEVGYLPQRPALLAGSLRDALALAAPDADDVMMGAVLRHVALDLPLDLRLGEGGSGLSGGQARRLALARVLIRRPDILLLDEPTEGLDAATAERVLAGIRDWLPDAAILTAAHRQAERRMADRIVAL from the coding sequence ATGAGCCCGCTTCGCCAGATATGGCGCGTGATTCGCGCCGCCCATCCGCGCGAGATGCGCCGAGGGCTGGCGCTTGGCGTCGCGGTGGCGCTGTCGGGGGTCGCGTTGCTGGGCCTGTCGGGCTGGTTCATCACCGCCGCCGGGATCGCCGGAGCGGCAGGACTTGGGGCGCATTTCGACGTGTTCCGCCCCTCGGCCGGGATCAGGTTTCTGGCCATCACCCGCACCGCCAGCCGCTATGGCGAGCGGCTGCTGACCCATGATGCGACGCTGAAGGCGCTGGCCGCGCTGCGGGTGCGGGTGCTGGACGGGCTGTCGCAGGCGGATTTCGCCCAGCAATCGCGGCTGCGGGGTGGCGAGGCGCTGAACCGGCTGACCGCCGATATCGACGCGCTGGACGGGCTGGCGATTCGGCTGGTCTTTCCGGCGCTGTCGGGGCTGATCGCCTGCGCGCTGTCATTCGCGGCGCTGTGGCTGTGGGTCGGTCCGGGCGTGGCCTTTTGGGTTGTGGGCCTGTCGCTGACCGGCGCGCTGGCGGTGCTGATCTGGTCGGGCCGCGCCGCGATGATCCCGGCTGCCGAGGCCGAGGCGCGGCATCAGGCGCTGCGTTCCGCCACCATCGACCGGTTGCGCGGGCGTCCGGTTCTGGCGGTTGCGGGCAGGCTGGAGGACGCAGGGGCCGAGTTGCTGGCGCTGGACGCCGATGCGCGCCGCGCCCAGATGGCGCAGGCAAGGATCGAGCATCGCGCGCAGGTGCTGTTGCAGGCGTTGTCGGCGCTGGTGCTGGCCGGGGCGCTGTGGCTGGCGGGCGATCTGGTGCTGCAAGGGCGGATCGGGGCGGCGCAGGCCGGGCTGGCGGTCTTTGTGGCGCTGGCGATGGGGGAACTGACCGGCGCGCTTCAGCGTGGCGCGGCGGAACTGGGACGGATGCGTGACGCGGCGCGCCGGGTGGTGCCGCTGTTGCAGATGTCCCACGAACGGCCCGCGCCGGCCACGGCAACCCGTCCGGGTTTGCGGTTGCAGGGGCTGACGGCCGCCGCATTGCCCGGCCTGCCGCCGGTGGTTCGCGACCTGACGCTGGAGGTTGCGCCGCGAGAGACCGTCGCCCTGACCGGGGCCAGCGGGCGCGGCAAAAGCGTGGTGCTGAACACCATCGCGGGACTGGTCGCGCCGGTCTCGGGGCAGGTGCAGGTGGGCGGAGAGGTCGGCTATCTTCCCCAGCGCCCGGCGCTGCTGGCGGGCAGTTTGCGCGATGCGCTGGCCTTGGCCGCGCCCGATGCCGATGATGTGATGATGGGCGCGGTGCTGCGCCATGTCGCGCTGGATCTGCCGCTGGATCTCCGGTTGGGCGAGGGTGGATCGGGCCTTTCGGGCGGACAGGCGCGGCGGCTGGCGCTGGCGCGTGTTCTGATCCGTCGCCCGGATATCCTGCTGCTGGACGAGCCGACCGAGGGTCTGGACGCCGCCACCGCCGAACGGGTGCTGGCCGGTATCCGCGACTGGCTGCCCGACGCCGCGATCCTGACCGCCGCCCATCGGCAGGCCGAAAGACGCATGGCCGACCGCATCGTCGCGCTGTAA
- a CDS encoding RlmE family RNA methyltransferase encodes MTKAPGSRAGKTSGRGQRDLRVRVKTAKGRKLSSTLWLERQLNDPYVARARREGYRGRAAFKILELDDKYRFLVPGARVVDLGCAPGGWCQVAVERVNALGEKSGKAVGKVLGVDLQPVDPISGAEIHQLDFLSEGADEQVKQWLGGPADVVMSDMAAASSGHKGTDHLRIVALVEAAAALAFDVLEPGGTFVAKVLAGGAETDMQALLKRNFTKVANVKPPASRSDSSEKFVVATGFRGRPEKGDDQPG; translated from the coding sequence ATGACGAAAGCACCGGGAAGCCGTGCGGGAAAGACCAGCGGGCGCGGCCAGCGCGATCTGCGGGTGCGGGTCAAGACCGCCAAGGGGCGCAAGCTGTCCAGCACGCTGTGGTTGGAACGGCAGTTGAACGACCCCTATGTGGCGCGGGCCCGGCGCGAGGGGTATCGCGGGCGTGCGGCCTTCAAGATCCTTGAACTGGATGACAAATACCGCTTTCTGGTGCCGGGTGCTCGGGTCGTCGATCTGGGCTGCGCGCCGGGCGGCTGGTGTCAGGTGGCCGTGGAACGCGTGAACGCCCTGGGCGAGAAATCCGGCAAGGCGGTGGGCAAGGTGCTGGGCGTTGATCTGCAACCGGTCGATCCGATTTCCGGCGCCGAGATCCACCAGCTGGATTTCCTGTCCGAAGGGGCCGACGAACAGGTCAAGCAATGGCTGGGCGGCCCGGCCGATGTGGTGATGTCGGACATGGCGGCGGCATCCTCGGGCCACAAGGGCACCGACCATTTGCGCATCGTGGCGCTGGTCGAGGCGGCTGCCGCGCTGGCCTTTGACGTGCTGGAGCCGGGCGGAACCTTTGTCGCCAAGGTGCTGGCAGGCGGGGCCGAAACCGATATGCAGGCGCTGCTGAAGCGCAACTTCACCAAGGTCGCGAATGTGAAACCCCCGGCCAGCCGCAGCGATTCGTCCGAGAAATTTGTCGTCGCCACCGGTTTTCGTGGCCGCCCGGAAAAGGGTGACGATCAACCGGGCTGA
- the miaA gene encoding tRNA (adenosine(37)-N6)-dimethylallyltransferase MiaA encodes MSGPVLSLIDASRHLLIAGPTASGKSALAAAVAQSQGGLIVNADALQVWSCWRVLTARPSVAEENALPHALYGHVAPGRGYSVGDWLRDVAALTGQRLIVVGGTGLYLTSLTQGLAWVPPVPPEIRAEGDGLLADQDGLARMVSDLDPLTRERIDLRNPARVQRAWEVLRATGRGLAEWQAETPPPLIAPADCQRILLTADRDWLADRIARRFHAMMRMGALDEVRQMLPHWDPRQQWARAIGAPELVAHLRGETDLAAATEAAIIATRQYAKSQRIWFRGRMKDWLQWPVS; translated from the coding sequence ATGAGCGGCCCCGTCCTGTCCCTGATCGACGCATCCCGCCATTTACTGATCGCAGGCCCCACCGCCAGCGGCAAATCGGCGCTGGCGGCGGCGGTCGCACAATCGCAGGGCGGGCTGATCGTGAATGCCGATGCGTTGCAGGTCTGGTCTTGCTGGCGGGTGCTGACCGCGCGGCCATCGGTTGCCGAGGAAAACGCCCTGCCCCATGCGCTTTATGGCCATGTCGCGCCGGGGCGCGGCTATTCCGTGGGCGACTGGTTGCGGGATGTGGCGGCGCTGACAGGGCAACGGCTGATCGTGGTCGGGGGAACGGGGCTTTACCTGACCTCGCTGACGCAGGGGCTGGCCTGGGTGCCGCCCGTGCCGCCTGAAATCCGGGCCGAGGGCGACGGGCTGCTGGCGGATCAGGACGGCCTTGCGCGGATGGTCTCGGATCTGGACCCCCTGACCCGCGAACGCATCGACCTGCGCAATCCCGCCCGCGTGCAGCGCGCATGGGAGGTTCTGCGCGCCACCGGACGCGGGCTGGCCGAATGGCAGGCCGAGACCCCGCCGCCGCTGATCGCCCCCGCCGATTGCCAGCGCATCCTGCTGACCGCCGATCGCGACTGGCTGGCCGACCGGATCGCGCGGCGCTTTCACGCGATGATGCGGATGGGCGCGCTGGACGAGGTGCGGCAGATGCTGCCGCATTGGGACCCGCGCCAGCAATGGGCCCGCGCCATCGGAGCGCCGGAACTGGTCGCGCATCTGCGTGGCGAAACCGATCTGGCCGCTGCGACCGAGGCCGCGATCATCGCCACGCGCCAATATGCGAAATCCCAGCGCATCTGGTTCCGGGGCCGGATGAAAGACTGGTTGCAATGGCCGGTAAGCTGA
- a CDS encoding phosphatidate cytidylyltransferase gives MTGPGATGKRLTPPGKWGDLSRRIASTLVLLGIGVLLALASGIWLRLGMAVISAVIFWELATMTGWRHPELHLTAFGRHRPLALAIIAGLAQAAALNMFHPAAPLALLLPILAGIPGATARDRWTYAGFGAAIMLVAYGLVGFREEYGLHFVLWLMGIVIISDTAGYFVGRVVGGPKFWPKLSPKKTWSGTIAGWVGALLLGLALWWFEMGDASLIWISPLVALAGQMGDIAESWLKRRAGVKDSSNLIPGHGGFMDRFDAVTGAVLAAMLIGLVTSLPAVN, from the coding sequence ATGACGGGGCCGGGTGCCACAGGTAAACGGCTGACGCCACCGGGGAAATGGGGCGACCTGTCGCGACGCATCGCCTCGACGCTGGTGCTGCTGGGGATCGGGGTGCTGCTGGCGCTTGCGTCCGGCATCTGGTTGCGGCTGGGCATGGCGGTGATTTCCGCCGTGATCTTCTGGGAGCTGGCCACCATGACCGGCTGGCGCCATCCCGAACTGCATCTGACCGCCTTTGGCCGCCATCGCCCGCTGGCGCTGGCGATCATCGCCGGGCTGGCGCAGGCCGCCGCGCTGAACATGTTCCACCCCGCCGCGCCGCTGGCGCTGCTGCTGCCGATCCTTGCCGGAATACCGGGGGCGACGGCGCGTGATCGCTGGACCTATGCCGGTTTTGGCGCGGCGATCATGCTGGTGGCCTATGGGCTGGTCGGCTTCCGAGAGGAATATGGCCTGCATTTCGTGCTGTGGCTGATGGGCATTGTCATCATTTCCGACACGGCGGGTTACTTTGTCGGGCGGGTCGTGGGCGGGCCGAAATTCTGGCCGAAGCTGAGCCCCAAGAAAACCTGGTCGGGCACGATCGCCGGTTGGGTCGGCGCGCTGCTGCTGGGGTTGGCGCTGTGGTGGTTCGAGATGGGCGATGCCTCGCTGATCTGGATCTCTCCGCTGGTTGCGCTTGCCGGGCAGATGGGCGATATCGCCGAAAGCTGGCTGAAACGCCGGGCGGGGGTCAAGGACAGCTCGAACCTGATTCCGGGGCATGGCGGTTTCATGGATCGCTTCGACGCGGTGACGGGCGCGGTGCTGGCCGCCATGCTGATCGGGCTGGTGACCAGCCTGCCTGCGGTGAATTGA
- the dxr gene encoding 1-deoxy-D-xylulose-5-phosphate reductoisomerase — MRRISIFGATGSVGANGVDLLMQAGGADAFDVVALTGGRNIARLAKMARDLRADVAVTAHEELLDDLRAALAGSGIEAAAGRQALLEAAARPADWVLSAIIGAAGLLPGLTALRHGATLALANKESLVCAGGLMRRVAEDHRATILPVDSEHSAIFQCLGNETLESVQHVTITASGGAFRDWPLERLATATVTEASTHPNWAMGQRITIDSASMFNKAMEIIETHEFFGLEPKRIRVLVHPESIIHALVSHVDGGTIAHMGAPDMRHAIGYALNWPHRRPLPVAPLDLAAIGGLTFRTPDETRWPALRLAREVMAAGGAAGAVFNAAKEQALDDFIAGRIGFTRMAPQVEATLEALSARPGFGHDPADLETVLEWDRAARQEAAA; from the coding sequence ATGAGACGGATTTCGATATTCGGGGCCACCGGCTCGGTCGGGGCCAATGGCGTCGATCTGCTGATGCAGGCGGGCGGGGCCGATGCCTTTGACGTGGTGGCGCTGACCGGCGGGCGCAATATCGCGCGGCTGGCGAAGATGGCGCGCGATCTGCGCGCCGATGTCGCCGTGACCGCGCATGAGGAACTGCTGGACGACCTGCGCGCCGCGCTGGCGGGCAGCGGGATCGAGGCGGCGGCGGGGCGGCAGGCGCTGCTGGAGGCCGCCGCGCGTCCGGCGGATTGGGTTCTGTCGGCGATCATCGGCGCGGCGGGGCTGCTGCCGGGTCTGACGGCGTTGCGGCACGGGGCGACTCTGGCGCTGGCCAACAAGGAATCGCTGGTCTGCGCGGGTGGGTTGATGCGCCGGGTGGCCGAAGATCACCGGGCCACCATCCTGCCAGTTGATTCGGAACATTCCGCGATCTTTCAATGTCTTGGAAATGAAACCCTCGAAAGTGTCCAGCATGTGACCATCACGGCCTCGGGCGGGGCATTCCGTGATTGGCCGCTGGAGCGTCTGGCGACGGCGACGGTGACCGAGGCTTCGACCCATCCCAACTGGGCGATGGGGCAGCGGATCACCATCGACTCGGCCTCGATGTTCAACAAGGCGATGGAGATCATTGAGACGCATGAGTTTTTCGGGCTTGAGCCCAAGCGGATCAGGGTGCTGGTCCATCCCGAATCCATCATTCACGCGCTGGTGTCCCATGTCGATGGCGGCACGATTGCGCATATGGGCGCGCCCGACATGCGCCATGCCATCGGCTATGCGTTGAACTGGCCGCATCGTCGGCCCTTGCCGGTGGCGCCGCTGGATCTGGCGGCGATCGGTGGCCTGACATTCCGCACCCCTGATGAAACCCGCTGGCCCGCGCTGCGCCTTGCGCGAGAGGTGATGGCGGCGGGTGGTGCGGCGGGGGCGGTGTTCAACGCCGCCAAGGAACAGGCGCTGGATGATTTCATCGCCGGACGGATCGGATTCACCCGGATGGCGCCGCAGGTCGAGGCCACGCTGGAGGCCCTGTCGGCCCGGCCCGGTTTCGGACATGATCCGGCGGATCTGGAAACGGTTCTGGAATGGGACCGCGCCGCAAGACAGGAGGCCGCTGCATGA
- the frr gene encoding ribosome recycling factor — MAEDIDIDIDDLERRMKGAMESLRHEFGSLRTGRASASMVEPVQVDAYGQMTPINQLGTVNVPEPRMVTINVWDKAMVGKVEKAIRESGLGINPQLNGTIIMLPIPELNEERRRELTKVAAQYAESARVAIRNVRRDGMDQIKKGKANGMPEDDQKFWETAVQELTDKMIGGVDQALEAKQAEIMQV; from the coding sequence ATGGCAGAGGACATCGACATCGACATTGACGATCTGGAACGGCGCATGAAAGGGGCGATGGAAAGCCTGCGCCATGAATTCGGCAGTCTGCGCACCGGCCGCGCCTCGGCCAGCATGGTCGAGCCGGTTCAGGTCGATGCCTATGGCCAGATGACGCCGATCAACCAGCTGGGCACCGTCAACGTCCCCGAGCCGCGCATGGTCACCATCAACGTCTGGGACAAGGCGATGGTGGGCAAGGTCGAAAAGGCGATCCGCGAAAGCGGTCTGGGCATCAACCCGCAGCTGAACGGCACCATCATCATGCTGCCGATCCCCGAACTGAACGAGGAACGCCGCCGCGAACTGACCAAGGTCGCCGCGCAATATGCCGAAAGCGCCCGCGTCGCCATCCGCAACGTGCGCCGCGACGGCATGGACCAGATCAAGAAGGGCAAGGCCAATGGCATGCCCGAGGACGACCAGAAATTCTGGGAAACCGCCGTGCAGGAACTGACCGACAAGATGATTGGCGGCGTCGATCAGGCGCTGGAGGCCAAGCAGGCCGAGATCATGCAGGTCTGA
- a CDS encoding Ppx/GppA phosphatase family protein has protein sequence MAPKRPAGVDAFPKKPVEPSITRQTEEAPLYAALDLGTNSCRMLIARPRGSQFQVIDSFSKPVQLGHGLEASGRLSRSSMARTVHALQVCRRKLEQHRVPHMRLVATEACRRARNSRDFMRTIRRETGLPIEIIGAEEEARLAVISCAPLVNHKTETLLVVDIGGGSTELVWIDLEDVEPKERSRAIMRLSNGFGNPRPGDARVVDWISVPLGVATLRDQFADVEDDQGRFALMSWYFEELLADFAPYADGSPDEGFQIIGTSGTVTTVAASHLGLRRYDRTKVDGMTMTTEQIDRVIHSYLALGPDGRRADPRIGRERHALIMSGVAILQTLMRVWPTRRLSVADRGLREGLLYAQMVRDGVLTPDGMNGVA, from the coding sequence ATGGCGCCCAAGCGTCCTGCGGGTGTGGACGCGTTCCCGAAAAAGCCGGTAGAGCCATCCATCACCCGCCAAACCGAGGAGGCGCCGCTCTATGCGGCGCTGGATCTCGGCACCAATTCGTGCCGGATGCTGATTGCGCGACCGCGTGGCAGTCAGTTTCAGGTCATTGACAGCTTTTCCAAGCCTGTTCAGCTTGGTCATGGGCTGGAGGCTTCGGGACGCCTGTCCCGCAGTTCGATGGCGCGTACCGTTCACGCATTGCAGGTCTGCCGGCGCAAGCTGGAACAGCACCGCGTGCCGCATATGCGGCTGGTGGCGACCGAAGCCTGCCGCCGCGCCCGCAACAGCCGCGATTTCATGCGCACGATCCGGCGAGAGACCGGCCTGCCGATCGAGATCATCGGCGCCGAGGAAGAGGCGCGTCTGGCGGTGATCTCTTGCGCGCCGCTGGTCAATCACAAGACCGAGACATTGCTGGTGGTCGATATCGGCGGCGGCTCGACCGAGCTGGTGTGGATCGACCTTGAGGATGTCGAACCCAAAGAGCGCTCGCGGGCGATCATGCGGCTGTCGAACGGCTTCGGCAATCCACGGCCGGGCGATGCGCGGGTGGTGGACTGGATCAGCGTCCCGCTGGGCGTGGCGACGCTGCGCGACCAGTTCGCCGATGTCGAGGACGATCAGGGCCGTTTCGCGTTGATGAGCTGGTATTTCGAGGAATTGCTGGCGGATTTCGCCCCCTATGCCGACGGATCACCCGACGAGGGGTTCCAGATCATCGGTACCTCGGGGACGGTGACGACGGTCGCGGCCAGCCATCTGGGCCTGCGCCGCTATGACCGGACCAAGGTGGACGGCATGACCATGACGACCGAGCAGATCGACCGGGTGATCCATTCCTATCTGGCGCTGGGGCCGGACGGGCGGCGTGCCGATCCCCGCATCGGGCGCGAACGCCATGCGCTGATCATGTCGGGCGTGGCGATCCTGCAGACGCTGATGCGGGTCTGGCCGACCAGACGGCTGTCGGTTGCGGATCGCGGTCTGCGCGAAGGGCTGCTATATGCGCAGATGGTGCGCGACGGGGTGTTGACCCCGGACGGGATGAACGGAGTGGCATGA
- the pyrH gene encoding UMP kinase produces the protein MTDDMGTAPTQYGRVMLKISGEALMGDQGYGLNPPTVERIAREVESVAAMGVEVCMVIGGGNIFRGLQGSAQGMERTTADYMGMLATVMNALAMQSSLEARGLYCRVISAIRMDEVCEPYIRRRAIRHLEKKRIVIFAAGTGNPYFTTDTAATLRANEMNCEAIFKGTKVDGVYDKDPKKHADAKRYENVSYDEVLQKHLGVMDASAIALARDNRLPIIVFSLDEPGGFRSILAGEGTYTRVHC, from the coding sequence ATGACCGACGACATGGGCACAGCGCCCACCCAATATGGCCGGGTAATGCTGAAGATTTCTGGCGAGGCGCTGATGGGCGATCAGGGTTACGGCCTGAATCCGCCCACGGTCGAGCGGATCGCGCGCGAGGTCGAATCGGTGGCCGCGATGGGGGTCGAGGTCTGCATGGTCATCGGCGGCGGCAACATCTTCCGCGGATTGCAGGGCAGCGCGCAGGGGATGGAGCGGACGACCGCCGATTACATGGGCATGCTGGCCACGGTGATGAACGCGCTGGCGATGCAATCGTCGCTGGAGGCACGGGGTCTTTACTGCCGGGTCATCAGCGCCATCCGCATGGACGAGGTCTGCGAACCCTATATCCGCCGCCGAGCCATCCGGCATCTGGAAAAGAAGCGGATCGTGATCTTTGCCGCGGGCACCGGCAATCCCTATTTCACCACCGACACCGCCGCGACCCTGCGCGCCAACGAGATGAACTGCGAGGCGATCTTCAAGGGCACCAAGGTCGATGGCGTCTATGACAAGGACCCGAAAAAGCACGCCGATGCAAAACGTTACGAGAATGTCAGCTATGACGAGGTGTTGCAGAAACATCTGGGGGTGATGGACGCCTCGGCCATCGCGCTGGCCCGTGACAACCGGCTGCCGATCATCGTCTTCTCGCTGGACGAGCCGGGCGGTTTCCGCTCGATCCTGGCGGGAGAGGGCACCTATACCCGCGTTCACTGCTGA